Proteins found in one Neomonachus schauinslandi chromosome 1, ASM220157v2, whole genome shotgun sequence genomic segment:
- the TRIM59 gene encoding tripartite motif-containing protein 59, whose product MHNFEDELTCPICYSIFEDPRVLPCSHTFCRNCLENVLQASGNFYIWRPLRIPLKCPNCRSIIEIAPTGIESLPVNFALRAIIEKYQQEDHPDIVTCPEHYRQPLNVYCLLDKKLVCGHCLTIGEHHGHPIDDLQSAYLKEKDTPQKLLEQLTDTHWTDLTRLIEKLEEQKSHSEKMVQSDKEVVLQYFKELSDTLEQKKKVFLAALCDVSNLINQEYTPQIERMKEIREQQLELMTLTSSLQEESPLKFLEKVDDIRQHVQILKQRPLPEVQPVEIYPRVSQILKEDWSRTEIGQIKKLLIPEMKISSKRMPCSWPDKDEKEVEFFKILNVVIVTLISVILMLILFFNQHIITFLNEITSICFSEVSLSVYQSLSNNLHDLKNMLCHTLYLLKEFMWKIVYR is encoded by the coding sequence ATGCACAATTTTGAGGACGAGTTAACATGTCCCATTTGTTACAGTATTTTTGAAGATCCTCGTGTACTACCGTGCTCTCATACATTTTGTAGAAATTGTTTGGAAAACGTTCTTCAAGCATCTGGGAACTTTTATATATGGAGACCTTTACGAATTCCACTCAAATGCCCTAACTGCAGAAGTATTATTGAAATTGCTCCAACTGGTATTGAATCTTTACCTGTTAATTTTGCATTAAGGGCTATTATTGAAAAGTACCAGCAAGAAGACCATCCAGATATTGTCACCTGTCCTGAACATTACAGACAACCATTAAATGTTTACTGTCTCCTAGATAAAAAACTAGTTTGTGGTCATTGCCTTACCATAGGTGAACATCATGGTCATCCCATAGATGATCTTCAAAGTGCttatctgaaagaaaaggacacgCCTCAAAAACTGCTTGAACAGTTAACTGACACACACTGGACAGATCTTACTCGTCTTATTGAAAAGCTGGAAGAACAGAAATCTCATTCAGAAAAAATGGTCCAAAGTGATAAGGAAGTTGTCCTACAGTATTTTAAGGAGCTTAGTGATAcattagaacagaaaaaaaaagttttcctagCTGCTCTCTGTGATGTTAGCAATCTGATTAATCAAGAATATACTCCACAaattgaaagaatgaaagaaataagagagCAGCAACTTGAATTAATGACACTGACATCATCTTTACAGGAAGAGTCTCCActtaaatttcttgaaaaagttGATGATATCCGCCAACATGTGCAGATTTTGAAACAAAGACCACTTCCTGAGGTTCAACCTGTTGAAATTTATCCTCGAGTAAGCCAAATATTGAAAGAAGATTGGAGCAGAACAGAAATTGGACAAATTAAGAAACTTCTCAttcctgaaatgaaaatttcttcaAAGAGGATGCCATGTTCCTGGCctgacaaagatgaaaaagaagttgaattttttaagattttaaacgTTGTTATAGTTACTTTAATTTCAGTGATACTGATGTTGATCCTCTTTTTTAACCAACACATAATaacctttttaaatgaaatcacttCAATATGTTTTTCTGAAGTCTCTCTATCTGTTTACCAAAGTTTATCTAACAATCTGCATGATTTAAAGAATATGCTATGTCACACTTTATATTTACTGAAGGAATTCATGTGGAAAATAGTTTATCGTTGA